Proteins encoded by one window of Scyliorhinus torazame isolate Kashiwa2021f chromosome 28, sScyTor2.1, whole genome shotgun sequence:
- the LOC140403503 gene encoding uncharacterized protein C10orf105-like, whose translation MMNSENKNGTTAIPNITELLLTTTETFQRTDPSAEKGDPMPTIIALICIFLLLATCVSFVALCNPAGLDASRYGPYECMPYHMEDSSEPRLKLWKRLGSLRRSLSSFRRNRPLPLPPQTFTSRRHQVEQNDSDLTESTKM comes from the coding sequence ATGATGAATTCAGAGAACAAGAATGGGACCACCGCAATACCGAATATTACTGAGCTGCTCCTGACAACCACAGAAACATTCCAGAGAACTGATCCATCTGCTGAAAAGGGAGACCCTATGCCAACCATCATAGCCTTGATATGCATCTTCCTTCTCTTGGCGACATGCGTGAGTTTTGTAGCCTTGTGTAATCCTGCAGGTCTGGATGCCTCCCGCTATGGTCCCTATGAGTGTATGCCGTATCACATGGAGGACTCCAGCGAGCCCCGGTTGAAACTGTGGAAGCGTTTGGGCTCCCTGAGGCGGTCGCTAAGCAGCTTCAGGCGGAATCGacccctccctctgcctcctcaAACCTTCACAAGTCGCCGCCATCAGGTGGAACAGAATGATTCAGACCTCACCGAGTCAACAAAAATGTAA